A section of the Candidatus Margulisiibacteriota bacterium genome encodes:
- a CDS encoding Trp family transcriptional regulator: protein MKNQKELINIFSEITDKKDMQKLFDELFTEKEKKDFALRWLLMQELMNKIPQRDIAAKYHISLCKITRGAKVLKTKGSICRKILGDKG from the coding sequence ATGAAAAACCAAAAAGAGCTGATAAATATTTTTTCTGAAATAACTGATAAAAAAGATATGCAAAAATTGTTTGATGAACTTTTTACAGAGAAAGAAAAAAAAGATTTTGCTTTACGTTGGCTCCTCATGCAGGAGCTGATGAACAAAATCCCGCAGCGGGATATAGCTGCAAAATATCATATAAGTCTTTGTAAAATCACCCGGGGAGCTAAAGTATTGAAAACCAAAGGGTCGATTTGCAGAAAGATATTAGGAGATAAGGGATAA